The Echinicola jeungdonensis genome segment AATCCCTGGCAAAAAAATAAATTTCAAATAAACGGTAATTTGTCGCTGTAAAAAGCAGCGTGAGCAAAAAAAGACCATACCAGTAATGGGGATTTGTTTTTTTCTTTCTTATCCAAAATCCAATCCCTACCAGAAAAACAGCAATTCCTACAAATAGGCCATGCAAATGTAATTGGGAATAAATCACATAAAAACCAATCAGAGCCATATACTTTATTGTCAATAGCTTACCCTTGCTAAGTTGGTAAAAAACAAAAAAAACGGTGGGATAAAAAGCTGTTCCTATTCCCCCTTCCGGCCAAAAGGGCAAGGTGGCCCACAACAGGGAAAATACCATAACCGGCCATCCTCTCCAGGACTTTTTCCAAAACCACGAGAAATGGAAAGCGCTACAAAAAGCTATAATCTGAATTAGGATTTTATTGAATAGAATGGCCTGAAAGGGCTCCAGAAAATAAAAAAACCAGGTTTTCAAAAACCATTCACTGGCAAAAACTCCCCTGGGCAATTCATTCAACATCCCTTTTACCACAAAATCATTGGGCTTCAATATGGCATTTTGATCTATCAGGGTTTTGTACCAGGGCACCACCAATTCCAAATAATCATTGGCATACCAAACCGAATCTTTGCCTAAAATAAAATAGGGGGAGTAAAAAATAATTAATGCTAACAGGCCAATTAGAAAATAAGGCAGCCAGAAGTTAGTTTGAAAACGATTATTTATTTCCATGATCAAATATCAAAAATCATTTGCAATTATGCTGAGGGAATTAAATTATTCTGAATACCCGCTCCCCTGCTTGTAGAAAAATCTCCTGAGGAAAATCATTTGCTCCTAATTTCCTCCCATTGGCATTGTTACTTGTGTAAAATGAATTATTATGATTTTAGGTAATAAATCAAATTGGAGGACATTCCAGTCATAGATTAAGTTCAAAAACAAATTTAAAATCCTGAATGGGTATAATTTTTCTAAAAGTTAATTCCCGGTAAAAAATCCAACCATTTTTACCCGCCATCTACTTTATTAAAACCACAAAAAATCCTTCATCTATGAAGGAGGTAAAAAGGTCATTTACCCCATACAAATAAAAGTCCAAGGCAGAATCCTTATGTTTAAAAAGCCTCAAAAATTCATCCTGTCCTAATTAAGCAACCTTATTCTAATCCCTTGGTTTTTTCCCTGTTTTTAGGGAATAGGAATTCTTTTTTTAATGTTTTATTTTCAGTATCAACCAAAAGCAGATCATTATGAGCCTTGATAAATTCCAAAAAAGCATAAAAAGTGATAAGAAGCCATCTGATGACCTTTCAGTCCCACTGCAATCCCTCTGGTGGGATGGAAAAGGAGATTGGGACAAAGCCCATGATTTGGTAAATGAAAAATCAGATACTGCATCTGCCCATGTCCATGCTTACCTGCACCGCAAAGAAGGGGACCTCTCCAATGCATCCTTTTGGTACCGGAGGGCAGGAAAGCCAATTTCTGAATTGGACCTGGAAAAAGAATGGGAACAACTGGTTGTCGAATTATTGGAAAATGGATCTTAGATATTAGTTATTGGTTAACTGTTATTAGGTGATTTCTTAATTGTTAAGCGTAATTCGAGAACTGGGATTTGATAATCGTAAATTTTCGATTTAGCGTTAAAACCATAAAACGCATCCCCATCAATAAAGCGTATGGAATGATCTGCCCGGTTCCCTCTCCCTAAAGGAAGAGGACTGGGGTAAGGGTGGTTTTGTTTAAGCGTTATTCGTTAAGCTGGATGGAAAATCAGGAATTAATAATCGTAAATTTAGGATTCAGGAATTGTTAATTCGTGATATGGGGTTCGCAAATCGGAAATTGTATAGTGGGATCCGAAGCGTTTTTTTTCTTCCTTCTAAATTTTCCTGATTTTTATCAGCATTGCTCCCTACTGATATCATAATTTTTGAAATGCTTTCTAAAGAGTTTTGTGGAAGCAAAACCGAAAAGCTTTATGATATCAAAACAACTGTTAAAAAAATATGATGTGGCTGTTCCTCGGTACACCAGCTACCCTACTGTTCCACTTTGGGAGGACAATCTGAATGAAGCTTTATGGATACAAAAAGTCCAAAAGGCATATCAGGATTTTGGCTGTAATGAGGGCATTACTTTATATATCCATCTTCCCTTCTGTGAGAGCCTTTGTACCTATTGTGGATGTAATAAAAGAATTACCAAAAACCACCAAAATGAGGGTCCCTATATTCAGGGCATAATAAAAGAATGGGAACAGTACCTGAAGGTCCTGCCAGAAAAGCCCAAATTAGCAGGAATTCATTTGGGAGGAGGTACACCCACTTTCTTTTCTCCTGAAAATCTTCGGAAGATGATTTCATTTATCAGGGAAAGCTCCACGGTATTACCCCATGCGGAATTTAGTTTTGAGGGCCATCCCAACAACACCACCATGGGGCACCTCAAATCCCTCAATCAACTTGGTTTTGATAGGGTGAGCTATGGGATCCAGGATTTAAACCCATTGGTCCAAAAGACCATCAACCGGATCCAACCCCTGGAAAAAGTAATAGAGGCCACAGGCAATGCCAGAAAGGCCGGGTTCAAAGCCATTAATTTTGACCTGATATATGGCCTTCCCCATCAAACGGTCAAAACTATTAAGGAAACCGTTGATGCCATTGCACCGCTAAAGCCTGAAAGGATTGCTTTCTATAGCTATGCCCATGTTCCCACGGTTTTCCCTGCCCAAAGGAGCTTTGAAGCCCATTTGCCCATGAAAGACCAAAAAAGAGAATTGTACGAAACGGGAAAAAGATTATTAGAGGACCTGGGATATATAGAAATAGGCATGGATCATTTTTCCCTAAAGGAGGATACTCTTTACCAGGCACAGCAAAAACAGGGATTGCATCGTAACTTTATGGGCTATACCACCCAGCCTTCCAAAATGCTTTTGGGATTGGGCAATAGTGCCATCAGTGATGTGTATTATGCCTATGCCCAAAACACCAAGGATATAGACTTGTATTTGGAACAAACCAATTTAAACCACCTTTCCATCAGCAGAGGCCATTTGATGAACCATTTGGACATTGAAATCCGGCAGACCATTTTGGATTTAATGTGCCATTACCAAACTCCTCTGGAATACCTAACCTGCAGCAGGGCTACCATTTCCGATTTGGAAGACCTGGCTGATGATGGGTTGGTAATCCTTTCCAGGGGAAAAGTGCAAGTCACAGAATTAGGGAAACCATTTATTAGAAATATCTGTGCGGCATTTGACCAAAGGATGCATGATCAGCGAATGCGGAAATTTATGTTTAGCAAAGCCATTTAATTGAATAATGGGTTAATTTTTATCGAAGGAAAATAGGTGAACCTATCATGCCTAAGGCTGGGCGGGAATTGAAATTCCGCCCAGCATTTTTCAGCATGGCCCCATACCACCGAATAGGGCGAAAAAGAAATCCAGAGGTGTTAACCCCTGGCTAGGAAACATTAGTACCCATGGCTTTAGCAGCTACCCCATTCCTACTGCAAATTCTTTACAGCTAAAGCCCCAATATCTTAATCCCTGGAATAAGTCAATTCTGTTTTTCTATTTTGTTTGAAGGGATGCAAAATTCTACAATGACACCTGAAACTGCATGACCACCATGCCTTTTCTGTCCCCGCTGATCCAATTATTTCCATCTCCTGAACTTTCTTGGATAAACAGGGGTCGATTTTGATAATTAAGAGACAATTTGGTCCTGTGGCCATTGATTAACCAATTTACACCTCCCTCATACATCAACATGGGGTCATCCAGGAGGTCAAAATGGGAATATTGGCTGGAAACGTAGGGCTGCAGGGTACCGCTACTTCCCAAAAGGTCCCTCCTAAAAAGGTAGGCGCCCTGGGCAAAAAATGTATCCCCGGTACCAATTGTAGGAAAGGCACTTCCGGGACCATTAAAACTCCCATTTCCATTGATGCCATTGGCAGGGTTCATTGCCCCAATATTGCGAACATAGTTTTTGCCGTAATCACTGTTTTGATAGGCGGCATAGAAAGTAATGGCATTTCCTTTTTGGACATCAACGGGCCGGTCATAAAATAAATCCACAGCAAAAAGACCAAGATTTGACCTCAACGTATCTACCCTGTTTTCGGCCAGATTCCACATGGCATCTTTCTGGGTCATAAAACCTGCCCCAATATTAAGTACCCTTTTCCTTCCCAGGTAAGATCCACTTTGGTATGGGGTAAGATTGGATTCTGTATCCCAAAACTGATATTTAAAATACCCTTGAAACTGGGCATTTCCCTGCTCAGCAGCAAAAAGCGAATTTTCTTCTATCCTTGCCTCCTGGCCGGTGGATTGCTGCACAGACATGGGATCGGAAACCACCACCCTGTAATCGAGTTTTCCGATCAAGCCTTTGGCATAAATGCTGAATTTCCGCACAAACTGATCATTGATATCATTGGTCCCTTGCTGGTACAAAGGGGCATCCAAAGATAGAATGGAACCGACTGAAGGTGAGGAATAACGGGAAATTCCATTCCAACCTGTCAATCCACCACCAATAGAGAGCTGGTCACCGATCACCCTGTATTCTCCAATGGCATCCAGGAAGAAAATCCCCTGTTTTCTGGGAGACCGATAAGAAAGATTGTTTTGGCCAAATTGGGTATAGAAAAAAACCTTATCGGACAATTGCCCATAAACCTGAATCCTGGTCCTTCGCAAACCTATATCAAAAGTTTCACCTCTGGCCTCACCAAAAACTGTGGAGCCAGGGTTGCTCTGGTTATAACGGAACCAAATCTGGTTGAGGAAGGTCCCTTTTACGTAGTGGCTCCCATCTTCATTTAAAGGAAATATCAGGGATTTGTTTTCCTTTTTGTTGCTTTTTACTGATTGTGCCTCAGTCTGGTGGAAAAAAATGACCATTCCAAGGAGAAAAAGACTAAAATACTTCATGTTTTTTTTGATAGTTACTGTAGGTTGGTTTTAAGCAAATAATTTTTGTTACAAAGGTAATTTTTAAGCCTTAAGCATACCACCTATTTTATTTAAACATCTAGAATACACTGAAATCATCGTTCAAGGATGATTTCGAAAGCCTTTTTCCTTGATGGTTGGTCAATAGAATTTAAAAAAAATCGGGCCTGCTAGATAGCAAGCCCGAAAAAT includes the following:
- a CDS encoding DUF6044 family protein translates to MEINNRFQTNFWLPYFLIGLLALIIFYSPYFILGKDSVWYANDYLELVVPWYKTLIDQNAILKPNDFVVKGMLNELPRGVFASEWFLKTWFFYFLEPFQAILFNKILIQIIAFCSAFHFSWFWKKSWRGWPVMVFSLLWATLPFWPEGGIGTAFYPTVFFVFYQLSKGKLLTIKYMALIGFYVIYSQLHLHGLFVGIAVFLVGIGFWIRKKKTNPHYWYGLFLLTLLFTATNYRLFEIYFFARDWFIPHRAEYEIHSFAYFHQDFWGVFLNHLSKGILHGTYFSPFLIVVAGGGLFGVLSKKLYHKNQLPEEDKLLVKLLIGCLLIAGAASFLKYTPFLDSFELLKKLNQFSYDRFSLFIAPLLMMSLALVLQKIYCYKRWIFWV
- the hemN gene encoding oxygen-independent coproporphyrinogen III oxidase; its protein translation is MISKQLLKKYDVAVPRYTSYPTVPLWEDNLNEALWIQKVQKAYQDFGCNEGITLYIHLPFCESLCTYCGCNKRITKNHQNEGPYIQGIIKEWEQYLKVLPEKPKLAGIHLGGGTPTFFSPENLRKMISFIRESSTVLPHAEFSFEGHPNNTTMGHLKSLNQLGFDRVSYGIQDLNPLVQKTINRIQPLEKVIEATGNARKAGFKAINFDLIYGLPHQTVKTIKETVDAIAPLKPERIAFYSYAHVPTVFPAQRSFEAHLPMKDQKRELYETGKRLLEDLGYIEIGMDHFSLKEDTLYQAQQKQGLHRNFMGYTTQPSKMLLGLGNSAISDVYYAYAQNTKDIDLYLEQTNLNHLSISRGHLMNHLDIEIRQTILDLMCHYQTPLEYLTCSRATISDLEDLADDGLVILSRGKVQVTELGKPFIRNICAAFDQRMHDQRMRKFMFSKAI